A section of the Amblyomma americanum isolate KBUSLIRL-KWMA chromosome 2, ASM5285725v1, whole genome shotgun sequence genome encodes:
- the LOC144119803 gene encoding endothelin-converting enzyme homolog — MAQKDVITLNANGSAFATAKKRRNSAPLVRRPRAILLEEKKKKTESVRLRPAENAARPKSRGSDPNDMLDTQTLIAPRRYTCVCNYAVFVTLLIVLTIVAMGLLSYLVVPKRPKPFYILFNFTDDEFENASTPLPPSAGESNDGAPHRDLCASRQCDREAERILGAVNTSADPCDDFYTYVCSTWMDRHQPSSAQDRTSVDYDILDAYSRFLLSVLGWKNSELPAAKFLFDTCVDPPVGLFGDLITMLFYMIGLQRWPYSATDRVLAADISSKVGSLHRLLGEDSLFHLAVVEHPDAAHPVISIAEPKLLVGHADGLPLAYFLFLSKAHKVLMDHLHKPMATNVAAVEMDLARRGAPKRAPDCGDPLSECTTTHLDHLPPSRVLHWSLLAQEAFGEKMVALNQFVETPNFEYLVSFSDKVQQALRKADFLNYLAFRICMALSPLVANATLRHHLASIAYGRNPRFPEPLPAGQYCLRLLDRFDPTLVMLLAYDRSVTKLTWKVLQFIVMEHLNATLFAFLRGDFSQRFSREFAEHVAGRLAVVDWEPLMPQRFFNRTFREKYFAGFTKEDSSSSLSSFFFFWLQRAVNRKRGPAETADDEDLRTGWNHGFLRTWPTLGSPFRHLEIPLPVFDASMSGDLRMYAFHIARAGVRIYRVILGYVYSLSYGFYYNASSSDPASVFENLRGCLQQSYAEMVASASGYGASSRVDWEKTSASDMLDLMAAKLAIQAFDQWAQREGLNFYFAKAQQFDQRQLFFIYYGYNFCENVNQEATRGDGEEHSPASNRVNGPLRHMKEFARAFRCPEGSFMNPGKKCNL, encoded by the coding sequence ATGGCGCAAAAGGACGTTATTACGTTGAACGCAAATGGCAGCGCTTTCGCAACAGCGAAGAAAAGGAGGAACTCTGCTCCACTCGTGCGACGACCGAgagccatattacttgaggagaagaagaagaagaccgaGAGCGTGCGCCTGCGGCCGGCGGAAAACGCAGCCAGGCCTAAGTCGCGAGGTTCTGATCCGAACGACATGCTGGATACGCAAACGCTTATAGCACCTCGGCGATACACGTGCGTTTGCAACTACGCCGTTTTCGTAACTCTGCTCATCGTCCTCACCATCGTGGCCATGGGCCTGCTGAGCTATCTGGTTGTGCCTAAACGGCCCAAGCCTTTTTACATACTGTTCAACTTCACCGACGATGAGTTCGAGAACGCGTCCACGCCACTGCCACCTTCGGCCGGTGAAAGCAACGACGGTGCGCCGCATCGCGACCTCTGCGCATCGCGGCAGTGTGACCGCGAAGCCGAACGCATCCTGGGCGCTGTCAATACGTCCGCGGACCCGTGCGACGACTTCTACACCTACGTCTGTTCGACTTGGATGGACAGGCACCAGCCGAGCAGCGCTCAGGACAGGACCTCCGTGGACTACGATATCCTGGACGCATACTCGCGTTTCCTGCTCAGTGTTCTGGGCTGGAAGAACAGCGAGCTGCCGGCGGCCAAGTTTTTGTTCGACACCTGCGTCGACCCGCCGGTTGGCCTGTTCGGAGACCTCATCACGATGCTGTTCTACATGATAGGCTTGCAACGTTGGCCTTACTCGGCGACCGATCGCGTGCTGGCTGCCGACATATCCTCCAAAGTGGGTAGTCTCCACAGGCTTCTGGGTGAGGACAGCCTGTTCCACTTGGCCGTCGTAGAACACCCTGACGCGGCGCATCCCGTCATCTCCATCGCCGAACCCAAGCTGCTCGTCGGCCATGCCGACGGCCTGCCGCTAGCCTATTTCCTCTTCCTGTCCAAGGCGCACAAGGTACTCATGGACCACCTCCACAAACCCATGGCTACGAACGTCGCCGCTGTCGAGATGGACCTGGCGAGGCGAGGCGCGCCCAAGAGAGCTCCGGACTGCGGCGACCCACTGAGCGAGTGCACGACGACGCACCTTGACCACCTGCCACCTTCCCGCGTCCTGCACTGGTCTCTTCTCGCCCAGGAAGCGTTCGGCGAGAAAATGGTCGCGCTCAACCAGTTTGTCGAGACGCCCAACTTCGAGTACCTGGTTAGCTTTAGCGACAAGGTGCAGCAGGCGCTGAGAAAGGCCGACTTTCTGAACTACTTGGCCTTTCGAATCTGCATGGCTTTATCTCCACTTGTCGCCAATGCCACGCTTCGTCACCACCTGGCTTCTATTGCCTACGGACGGAACCCGCGTTTTCCGGAACCCCTGCCGGCGGGTCAGTACTGTCTCCGGCTCCTGGACCGCTTCGATCCAACGCTCGTAATGCTGCTCGCGTACGACCGCTCCGTAACCAAGCTGACCTGGAAGGTGCTCCAGTTTATCGTCATGGAACACCTCAATGCCACTCTTTTCGCGTTCCTCCGCGGAGATTTCAGCCAGCGGTTCTCGAGGGAGTTTGCGGAGCACGTTGCTGGGCGGCTTGCTGTTGTCGACTGGGAGCCGTTGATGCCTCAGCGCTTCTTCAACAGGACGTTCCGGGAGAAGTACTTCGCCGGCTTCACAAAGGAAGACTCCAGCAGCTCGCTGtcatctttcttcttcttctggcttcAGCGAGCCGTTAATCGGAAAAGGGGTCCCGCCGAGACGGCCGACGACGAAGACCTCCGGACCGGTTGGAACCATGGCTTTCTGCGGACGTGGCCAACACTCGGCTCCCCCTTCAGGCATCTCGAGATACCGCTGCCAGTCTTCGACGCTTCCATGTCTGGCGACCTGAGGATGTACGCGTTTCACATAGCGCGTGCCGGTGTACGCATCTATCGGGTCATCCTGGGATACGTGTATTCGCTATCCTACGGGTTCTACTACAACGCCAGCTCGTCCGATCCGGCTTCGGTGTTCGAAAACCTGCGCGGATGCCTGCAGCAGAGCTACGCCGAGATGGTAGCCTCGGCCAGTGGATACGGGGCAAGCTCGCGCGTCGACTGGGAGAAGACATCAGCTTCGGACATGCTGGACCTCATGGCCGCCAAGCTGGCTATTCAGGCTTTCGACCAGTGGGCACAGAGGGAAGGCCTCAACTTCTACTTCGCCAAAGCGCAACAGTTTGACCAGAGGCAGCTGTTCTTTATCTACTATGGCTACAACTTTTGCGAGAACGTGAATCAGGAGGCGACGCGGGGAGATGGCGAAGAACACAGTCCGGCGTCTAACCGCGTCAATGGCCCCCTCCGGCATATGAAGGAATTCGCGCGCGCGTTTCGCTGTCCCGAGGGTTCCTTCATGAACCCTGGAAAAAAGTGCAACCTATGA